A stretch of DNA from Dehalobacter sp.:
TTAGTTGTTTTATATCTAAATAATAGGTTATGATAATATTTGCCCAAAATAAATAATAAAGATGTCAAATTATCAAAATCATGCGGGCAGATTTTTAGCAGTAAAGGAGCGGTATGTTAACGCAGTATTGCTTAAAATCCGCTGTCATGTATTTCATATTTGATTTGATAGGGTACTGTGCATGAGGATATTTGTTTTGTCGGATTAGGAGAGACGCTAATGGGCTTTGACTACACACCAATTATCTTATCCCTAAAAGTCGCAACGGCAGCAGTTATTATTGTTGTTTTGTTGGGGATCCCTTTAGCCGGTCATATGGCCAGACGAAATTTTCCGGGGAAGGATCTGGTAGAGGCTTTTGTCACTCTGCCGTTGGTTCTTCCTCCTTCGGTCGTTGGCTTTATTCTTCTTTGGCTGTTCGGTAAGAATGGACCTTTAGGTCAATTTCTGGCCGGTGTTTTTCATGTCAGCGTCGTGTTCAATCTGGCAGGTGCAGTCATTGCTGCGGCTGTAGTGTCATTCCCTATGATGTACCAATCGACGAAAGCTGCAATGGAGGGAGTCGATAGAACGCTGGAGAATGCTGCCCGTACCTTGGGTGCAGGTGAGCTGCGCGTTTTTCTTACCATCACAATCCCGCTTTCCTGGCCGGGTATTGTCTCGGGGTTCATCCTATCTTTTGCGCGTTCTCTTGGAGAATTCGGAGCCACACTCATGATCGCAGGCAATATTCCCGGAAAAACACAAACCATGCCGATTGCGATTTATATGGCCAATGAAGGCGGGGATACTGCAACGGCGATGATCCTGGTTGTGATCATGACGGCATTCAGCTTTTTAGTGATCTTTTGGCTGAACCGTTGGTCAAAAAGGCAGCAAAAAGGATTGATTCAGGAAGAGGGGAGTGAGTAAGTAAGATGCTAAAGGCTAAATTTAATTTAACGCTTCGCCATTTTGAGCTTAAGGCCGAACTAGAAGCTGAGAATGAAATACTTGTCCTTGTTGGACCCTCAGGCTCGGGAAAAACGACGATCTTAAAATGCCTGGCCGGACTGAAAACTCCTTCCCAGGGGATCATTCAAATCAACGACCGCATCGTCTACTTCTCGGAGAATAAGATTGATTGTCCTCCAAAAGAGAGAAGGGTGGGATACGTATTCCAGGAGTATGCCTTGTTTCCTCACATGTCGGTCAGAAAGAATATCTTATACGGGGTAAGCAAGGAAAAGCGTCATGCCAAACCGCGGGCCGCTGAGGATATGATGGAAATGCTTGGCATCCTTCACCTTCAGAACCGTTATCCGCAGCATATTTCAGGAGGAGAAAAGCAACGGGTCGCTTTGGCCAGGGCATTAATGACCGAACCGGAGATCATGCTACTTGATGAGCCATTGTCGGCGCT
This window harbors:
- the modB gene encoding molybdate ABC transporter permease subunit, which gives rise to MGFDYTPIILSLKVATAAVIIVVLLGIPLAGHMARRNFPGKDLVEAFVTLPLVLPPSVVGFILLWLFGKNGPLGQFLAGVFHVSVVFNLAGAVIAAAVVSFPMMYQSTKAAMEGVDRTLENAARTLGAGELRVFLTITIPLSWPGIVSGFILSFARSLGEFGATLMIAGNIPGKTQTMPIAIYMANEGGDTATAMILVVIMTAFSFLVIFWLNRWSKRQQKGLIQEEGSE
- a CDS encoding ATP-binding cassette domain-containing protein is translated as MLKAKFNLTLRHFELKAELEAENEILVLVGPSGSGKTTILKCLAGLKTPSQGIIQINDRIVYFSENKIDCPPKERRVGYVFQEYALFPHMSVRKNILYGVSKEKRHAKPRAAEDMMEMLGILHLQNRYPQHISGGEKQRVALARALMTEPEIMLLDEPLSALDQEIRSELQQELKKIQSQWKIPFVLVTHDLTEAELLGDQIIRIDRGQSVSNRRL